In Holophagaceae bacterium, the sequence GGCGGAAGCGGCGCCGGCCTGGATCGACTTGGAATGGGAATTGGAAGTGCCGAGCTGGCTCCTGCCGCTTCGCCCCGCCCTGAAGGTGCTGCGCTCGGTGCATGTGCGGCCGGGCCTATTCGATCTGGATGGGCGCATGGAATCCCTTCCGGATGGCGATGCCTACAAATGGGTGGGCCACGCGGGACGGATTCCGGACAATGCGCGGTTGCGGGCGCCGCTCCAACGCGCGAAAACAGCAGGTGTGGCCCTTTCGGCCTTTCTCATGGGGCCGAAGGGCGTGGCGGGCCGTTGCCTGCAGCGCGCCTGGGGCGGGGCATTCACCTATGCGGCGCCGGACGATGGCGAGGCCGCAGCGCCAGGGCAGGTGGAACTTTCAACCATGAAAAGGTGGGGTTGCCACCTCGTGTCGGAACGGGCGGGCCTCTGCGCCGTCCTTGGCGATCCCGTGCTGCACTCCCGTGGACCGGCCTTCCACAATCTGCGGTTCCAGCAGGCCGGAAAAGACCTCATCTACCTTCCGCTGGAGTGCGGCGAGGTAGATGAAGCACTGGAATCGATCGATTCGCTCGGTGTCCTGGGGCTCAGCATCACGGCGCCCTTGAAGGAATCGCTGCCGTCCAGGCTCGGATTGGAAGGCCCGCTCAATACGCTGTGGCGGCGGACGATGGGCGGCTCCTGGCATGGGGCGAACACGGATGCCGAGGCCCTGTGGGTGGTCTTGGAGCGACTTCCCCCGGGGCCGGTCCTGGTGCTTGGGGATGGCGGCGTGGCGGCGACCACGCGGTTGCTCCTGGAACAGGAATCACGCACGTTCATGTCGGTTTCGCGCAGGCAGCCTGCGCAGGCTGAGGCGGTGGAGGCCTTCGCGCCCATCGGCGTGATCCAGGCCACGAGCCGGGGAATGAAGGCCAGCGATCCCATGCCGTTTCCG encodes:
- a CDS encoding type I 3-dehydroquinate dehydratase, whose translation is MALPFYIVTLTHPTWAAASACARALPGDALPELRLDLFPEHDAAQMVRNLDGRCLVTCRRASDYGRFEGDEASRMARLREAAEAAPAWIDLEWELEVPSWLLPLRPALKVLRSVHVRPGLFDLDGRMESLPDGDAYKWVGHAGRIPDNARLRAPLQRAKTAGVALSAFLMGPKGVAGRCLQRAWGGAFTYAAPDDGEAAAPGQVELSTMKRWGCHLVSERAGLCAVLGDPVLHSRGPAFHNLRFQQAGKDLIYLPLECGEVDEALESIDSLGVLGLSITAPLKESLPSRLGLEGPLNTLWRRTMGGSWHGANTDAEALWVVLERLPPGPVLVLGDGGVAATTRLLLEQESRTFMSVSRRQPAQAEAVEAFAPIGVIQATSRGMKASDPMPFPETLAAAKPSLHWAVEWIYKEQTAFSRWARDSGLDLVEGATLFESQALAQSERFMDIESRVESRESRVES